One Acaryochloris sp. CCMEE 5410 genomic window, TTCACGGGTCTACCTGAAACTGGAGCAGAACGATTGGCCCAGTTGAGTGAGCAATTAGAAGCAGAGATGACAACATTTGTTGACACTCTCCAACAGAATCCAGATATCCGCCTAGAAGAGGAGCATCTTGTCATTTCTCCCCTGGATGCGGAGGAAGAATCTCCACGTCTTCAGCAATTGAAAGTCTTAGTTGAACAATGTATGCCACAGGTTGAGTTAACAGAACTGTTGATAGAAGTGGATGAATTGACTCACTTTAGTGATGCTTTAATCCATACCGGAGGGAATGCAAATCGCACAGATAATACCAAGCTGCACCTCTATGCCTCTTTGCTTTCCCAGGCGTGTAATTTAGGGCCAGCGGCAATGGCTAGAGGGGCCGATCTGTCCTATGACAGCTTGCTTTGGCATACCAACTGGTACTTAGATGAAACCAATTTACGCAATGCCAATACGATGTTGGTGAACTATCATCATCAATTGCCCTTAACTAAGGCTTGGGGAGGCGGAACCCTATCCTCTTCTGATGGACAGCGATTTCCAGTGGCGGTCAAAAATGCTAAAGCAGTGCCGTTGCCCAAATATTTTGGTTATGGCCGGGGCGTCACATTTTATACCTGGCTCTCAGATCAGTTCTCCCAATATGGAATTAAGGTGATTCCTTCCACCAAACGAGATGCGACCTATCTACTCGATGGAATTCAGGATAATGAAACTGAGTTGACGGTTTTGGAACATACTACTGACACCACGGGGTATTCGGAGGTCGTATTTTCCCTTTTTGATCTGTGTGGGTATCGCTTCTCACCTCGGATTCGCGATCTGGCTGACCAGACATTGTATCGTCTCAGTAATAAGTTTCCAGATCCGCTCCTAAAGCCACTCTTCCAGGGACGGTGCCAGCAACAGTTCATCATCG contains:
- a CDS encoding Tn3 family transposase, translating into MRSEFCQFTGLPETGAERLAQLSEQLEAEMTTFVDTLQQNPDIRLEEEHLVISPLDAEEESPRLQQLKVLVEQCMPQVELTELLIEVDELTHFSDALIHTGGNANRTDNTKLHLYASLLSQACNLGPAAMARGADLSYDSLLWHTNWYLDETNLRNANTMLVNYHHQLPLTKAWGGGTLSSSDGQRFPVAVKNAKAVPLPKYFGYGRGVTFYTWLSDQFSQYGIKVIPSTKRDATYLLDGIQDNETELTVLEHTTDTTGYSEVVFSLFDLCGYRFSPRIRDLADQTLYRLSNKFPDPLLKPLFQGRCQQQFIIDDWDEMLRTAASLKYGWVSSSLLMNKLQSLPDPHHLLRAFHEYGRLLKTIFILQYLNSKDYRRRINRQLNKGESVHTLRRYFVIAQQGELRKRHQEGLENQASCLTLVTNAVVVWNTIYLNAALEYIERQGYVMTEEDKSHLSPARCGHINPYGKFSFDIPKVQSLKGLRPLNTIKKANSQNS